caggctgaatactgcgtgtgtgttgttgtgatatttgatgtctttactgtctgcaggctgaatactgcgtgtgtgttgttgtggtaattaatgtctttactgtctgcaggctgaatactgcgtgtgtgttgttgtggtaattgatgtctttactgtctgcaggctgaatactgcgtgtgtgttgttgtgataatTGATGTCTTTACTGTCTGCAGGCTGAATACTGCGTGTGTGTTAATGATGTGAGTCTATGATAAGAgaacatttgacatttaaacTAATTTGATTTCTGCAGATCTACAAAGTGTAACGTTGTTCATGCTGTGCTAACTAGAAAGGTTGTGTTGGGAACCAAACTCTAATCATGAAAAACTCTACACAggtttcatatttcatttttgtaGCATACTTCAATATTGGGCTCTTTAAATACTTACTGTTTGTgataattttgtgtttttatgctttAATTATCTGGGCCAATGTGCTGCTGGTTGTGGTTATCTGTGTGAACAGGAGCTTACATGAACCTATGTACCTTTTTCTGGTCAGCCTGTTTGTAAATGAACTGTATGGTAGTACAGGGTTGTTTCCATTCCTTCTGGTTCAGATCCTCTCGGACATTCACACTGTTTCTGCTCCCTTCTGCTTCCTGCAGAGTTTCTGTTTGTATACTTATGGAGCTATACAATTTATTAACTTAGCTGTCATGTCTTATGACAGATATCTTGCTATCTGTTATCCTCTGCACTATAACACACGTATGAAGTCTAACAAGGTTGCTCTGCTTATTGCCCTAACATGGTTATTTCCATTGATTGAAACTGCTGCACCAATATTAATAAGTTCCTCTTTACAGCTGTGTGGGAACATCATTGACAAAGTTTACTGTAACAACTATTATGTTGTCAAACTGGCCTGCTCCGAGACTACTGTGAACAACATTTATGGACTCTTTAGCACgtgtctttttatatttattactcTCCTTTTAATCTTCTACACCTACATGAGGAtccttaaagtgtgtttttctggttcTAAGCAGACGAGACAGAAAGCTGTCAGCACCTGCACCCCCCACCTCGCTTCCCTCATCAACTTCTCCTTTGGTTCTTTCTTTGAAATAGTTCAGAGCAGGTTTAATATGAGCAGTTTTCCCGTGATGTTGCGTATTTTCATGTCATTATACTTTCTGACCTGCCAACCGATCTTTAACCCTTTAATGTATGGACTGCAGATGACTAAAATACGTAGCTCATGTAAAAGTCTTATCTTTGGTAAAATGTAGACTGATGTTAAGAGTgaatcaatttgtttttataagaTAAAGATGTAGAAACTAGAAGCATCGGCCTTCTGTGAGAAGCTGAGTTTTGTTGTAAGAACCTCTGGAGAAATGTTTAATGTGCTTTGTTGTAAATTGTCTTTGAGGAACTTGAAAAGGGTTTAtagataaaatgtattattactgttaATGCTAGGGGTGGGGGAACATATTTATACACcatagtatcacaatattttctgtGTCAATACTGCAGCAACACAGGGACAACAAGTATTGATCTATTATTCTAGCAATTACACATGTAtctttttaacatttgacatttttcatcTGTTGTCTGTATAAAAATCCCATTCTTCTCCAATaaaagtgaaatgaaatgaacaaaGAGAGAATTTCATCTTTTTTGATAAAACAGTTGTTGACAGTATTTTGTTCTTTGGGGACATAAATTgaagttaaaaatatataataaacttCAATAGACCTATtgtgatccccccccccacctgaaGCCCATCACATCACAGCCCCGACTGTTACGGGGAAGGACGGACCCAAACGCACAGCTCAAAGTAAGGTTATTTattaaggggaaagagagggaaaggggagtgggAGGACGGAGGAGCGAGACCCGGGGATGGGAGCCAGGGAACCAGTGAGGGCAGATGGATGGTGCAGGGAATGCCGGGGTTGAGTCCTGAGGGGGCCGGGAGCGAAGGCAGGGAAGGAGGATGGCGAAACGGGAGAGGCAGGAGGGCGAGTCCGGGGAGTAGGTGGCTGAGGAGAAGGCAGTGGGGGTCGGAGACTGACGCGTTGCAGCAGATAGGATGGGTGAAGGGGGGCGCcgaggaggaggaccaggaggggagccaggagccagctgaccggagtggaactgaggatggaaaagacaagagaggtaagtacagggagttaacatgcaaacagacaagtTTCTACGCCTTAAAGCAGTCGGTACTAGGAGTTCACCCAGGTAGTAGCGACGacgatcaggtgaagactggagtgaagagccggagtagatatactggtggtgatgatgatggcagacaggtgtgggaaggcgggagcgagagcaggctggcaggtgtggagaatgagccggttgattgtacacaggaagcaggtgtgggcggtcagctggcattggagatgagggagagggaaaaaacaaaaacaacaaacagcaggcagagaagcgggaacaaaaggcagaaagaaaaacaaaaacacaaaatcaaataaaaggacagactcaCGGTCAGCCGGGCCCCACCACACATACCCCCTCCTCAACGGACGCCCCCAGGCGGACCACCAGGCTTGCCAGGATGGGCCCTGTAGAAATCATCCAGGAGAGTGCGGTCCAGGATTTGGCTGGCCGGGATCCAGGAGCGTTCCTCCGGTCCGTAGCCGGCCCAGTCCACCAAGTACGATAACCCCGACCCCTACGTCGCACGTCGAGGAGGCGGCGTACCGTGTAGGCCGGGTGGCCGTCGATCAGCCGCGGAGGTGGTGGAGCTGCCACTGGGACGGAGAGCGCGCTGGTGGAGACGGGTTTGATCCGGGAGACGTGGAAGACAGGATGGACCTTGAGATGGGACGGTAATGTGAGCCTCACAGCAGTGGGGTTAAGCACAGCCTCGACCGTGTAGGACCCACGAACCTCGGCGTGAGCTTCTTGGATGTTGTTTGCAGCGGGAGGTCCTGGGAGGACAGCCACACCCTTTGGCCGGGCTGGTAGGCCGGGGCTGGTCTTCGGTGGCGGTCGGCCAGGCGTCTGTTGCGGGATGACGTCCGTTGCAGCGCGGCCCTGGCCTCCCTCCATACGCGTCTACACCGCCGTAGGTGTGCCTGGACTGACGGGACCGCTACTTCCTTCTCCAGGGCGGGAAGAGCGGGGTTTGAAACCCCAGAGCGCACTTGAAGGGGGACATCCCAGTGGCAGCGCTGGGCAGGGAATTGTGGGCGTATTCGATCCATGGGAGGTGGGCACTCCAGGAAGAGGGGACACGGTACGCCACACACCTGAGGGCTGCTCCCAGGTCCTGGTTGGCCCGCTCGGTCTGCCCGTTGGTTTGCGGATGGTGTCCGGACGACAGGCTGGCCGTAGCACCCAGGGCTTGACAGAAGGATTTCCAGGCTTGGGAGGTGAACTGGGGTCCCCGGTCAGACACGATGTCTTGGGGTATGCCATGGAGCCGGAAGACGTGGAGGACGAGAATCTTGGCGGTCTCCAACGCCGTGGGAAGCTTCGGCAGGGGTATGAAGTGGACTGACTTGGAGAAGCGGTCCACCACTGTCAGGATAACGGTGTTGCCCTGGGAATTCGGCAACCCGGTGACGAAGTCCAGGGCGATGTGGGACCAAGGCCGACCGGGGATGGGTAGGGGGCGGAGTAGACCGGCGGGCCGTTGATGGGATGGTTTAGCCCGGGCACACACCTCGCAGGCGGCCACGAAGTCCCGGCAGTCCTTCTCCGCTGTGTCCCACCAGAAGCGTTGGCGGAGCAGGAACAGCGTGCGGGCCCGGCCGGGATGGCAGCTAAAGCGGGAG
This sequence is a window from Etheostoma spectabile isolate EspeVRDwgs_2016 unplaced genomic scaffold, UIUC_Espe_1.0 scaffold00002629, whole genome shotgun sequence. Protein-coding genes within it:
- the LOC116676048 gene encoding olfactory receptor 142-like; protein product: MKNSTQVSYFIFVAYFNIGLFKYLLFVIILCFYALIIWANVLLVVVICVNRSLHEPMYLFLVSLFVNELYGSTGLFPFLLVQILSDIHTVSAPFCFLQSFCLYTYGAIQFINLAVMSYDRYLAICYPLHYNTRMKSNKVALLIALTWLFPLIETAAPILISSSLQLCGNIIDKVYCNNYYVVKLACSETTVNNIYGLFSTCLFIFITLLLIFYTYMRILKVCFSGSKQTRQKAVSTCTPHLASLINFSFGSFFEIVQSRFNMSSFPVMLRIFMSLYFLTCQPIFNPLMYGLQMTKIRSSCKSLIFGKM